A genomic stretch from Alteribacter keqinensis includes:
- a CDS encoding pyridoxal phosphate-dependent aminotransferase: MRTFEPSDTLKRLPEQFFARLAKQVQDLAAEGHDLINLGQGNPDLPTPEHIVSELQEAAENPLYHKYSPFTGHLFLKEAIAAFYKQEYDVDVDPETEVAVLFGAKTGLVEISECLLNPGDLALLPDPGYPDYMSGIALANARTSFMPLLEENRFLPDYKSINENTLDEAKLLFLNYPNNPTSAVADVSFFDQTVALGKKHDICVVHDFAYGAIGFDGEKPRSFLQSEGAKDVGVEMYTLSKTYNMAGWRVGFAVGNPSVIKSLNLIQDHRYVSLFGAVQQAAAKALTGDQSAVRDLVETYEHRRNVLIPALNDIGWKVPESKGTFFAWLPVPEGYTSEAFAELLLDRAHVVTAPGNGFGECGEGYLRVGLLASEERLLEAVRRIDDLKLFD; this comes from the coding sequence ATGCGTACATTTGAACCGTCTGATACATTAAAGCGTCTGCCCGAGCAGTTTTTTGCCCGGCTTGCCAAACAAGTCCAGGATCTTGCGGCTGAAGGTCATGATCTGATCAACCTCGGCCAGGGAAATCCGGACCTGCCTACCCCTGAACATATTGTTTCAGAACTTCAGGAAGCAGCGGAAAACCCTCTTTATCATAAGTATTCCCCTTTCACGGGACACCTTTTTTTAAAAGAAGCGATCGCTGCGTTTTACAAGCAGGAGTATGATGTGGATGTGGACCCCGAGACGGAGGTGGCTGTTTTGTTCGGGGCGAAGACCGGTCTTGTGGAGATCAGCGAGTGCCTCCTGAACCCAGGGGATCTCGCCCTTCTCCCCGATCCGGGCTACCCGGACTACATGTCCGGCATCGCCCTTGCCAATGCCCGGACATCGTTTATGCCGCTGCTTGAAGAGAACCGCTTTTTGCCTGACTACAAAAGCATCAATGAGAACACCCTCGATGAGGCGAAGCTTCTCTTTTTAAACTACCCGAACAACCCGACGTCGGCGGTGGCTGACGTATCGTTTTTTGACCAGACCGTGGCCTTGGGCAAAAAACACGATATTTGCGTTGTCCACGATTTCGCGTACGGCGCGATTGGATTCGATGGGGAAAAGCCGAGAAGCTTTCTTCAAAGTGAGGGAGCCAAGGATGTCGGGGTGGAAATGTACACCCTCTCGAAGACGTACAACATGGCGGGCTGGCGCGTTGGCTTTGCAGTCGGAAACCCGTCAGTGATTAAGAGTCTTAATTTGATTCAGGATCACAGATATGTAAGCTTGTTCGGTGCAGTCCAGCAGGCGGCCGCCAAAGCGTTAACCGGTGACCAGAGCGCGGTTCGTGATCTCGTGGAAACATATGAACACCGCCGAAATGTACTGATTCCGGCATTGAATGACATTGGCTGGAAGGTGCCTGAGTCCAAAGGTACGTTCTTTGCGTGGCTTCCTGTGCCTGAAGGGTACACGTCTGAAGCGTTTGCTGAACTGCTGTTGGACAGGGCTCATGTGGTGACCGCCCCCGGGAACGGCTTCGGTGAGTGCGGCGAAGGCTATTTGCGCGTCGGCCTCCTCGCCAGTGAAGAGCGGCTGCTTGAGGCTGTCCGGCGGATCGATGACTTGAAACTGTTTGATTGA
- a CDS encoding gamma-glutamyltransferase family protein, producing MRLRFATNIIGTVLIIVFLIAGFNEIEFTQNQGLQEDDDIPEEEIASGEQSYGVSAAHPYAVDAGMKVLKEGGNAADAFIAVSFMLNVVEPYGSGIGGGGSLLYYDPQFGAAPQYLDYRETAPYNIPTAEQYGSSFGIPGFLIGMSTVFDNYASGNLSFADLLEPAIQIAEEGFEVDRYLAGRLVHAQYRMDPSQIPHFYEGAETIQSGGLLVQEELAETLRTIQEMGPRQYFLEVLAPAMEQRYPGLTVNDFQQYQVKQPEPVTGTFQGYSVYSAPAPLAGPTLIQLLQASEYLDLEEIKENENDDESWYLTYAELLSRVQIEAYNDRLQFIADPDFNQGNQWENPFLENLNRLTSEEYAQELAADAREGVVSEEMEDDAPAMTNNHNNTSHFVIVDKEGRMISVTHTLSNFFGSGQYFGGYFLNDQLSNFNQSPESINRYEPGKRPRSFMAPTILVSEEKGVLGMGSPGGARIPNMLAQTLIQKEIFDYGLKAAVEQPRFHFDDRIDRTGEIGVFVDYKFPSDWQVDLEARLNDREDIEGWIVQQDDSDMFFGGIQAMLIDTSNEILYGASDPRRGGKWEASDPEKEEEEDTDFFDQDDIQEEEGQYDE from the coding sequence ATGCGCCTTCGCTTTGCAACAAACATCATCGGAACTGTTTTAATCATCGTCTTTTTAATCGCCGGCTTTAATGAAATTGAGTTCACCCAGAACCAGGGTCTGCAGGAAGATGATGATATCCCGGAAGAGGAAATCGCCAGTGGTGAACAGTCGTATGGTGTAAGTGCTGCTCACCCATATGCTGTTGATGCAGGGATGAAAGTCCTCAAAGAAGGAGGCAACGCGGCAGACGCCTTTATCGCGGTCTCTTTCATGCTCAATGTCGTCGAACCTTATGGCTCGGGCATTGGGGGAGGAGGCTCACTCCTTTATTACGACCCCCAGTTCGGTGCAGCTCCACAATACCTTGACTACAGGGAGACAGCACCCTATAACATTCCCACGGCTGAACAGTACGGCAGCAGCTTTGGGATCCCGGGCTTTTTAATCGGGATGAGCACCGTCTTTGATAACTATGCTTCCGGAAACCTGAGCTTTGCAGACCTTCTCGAGCCGGCCATTCAAATTGCCGAAGAGGGATTTGAAGTAGACCGCTATTTAGCCGGACGGCTTGTCCATGCCCAGTACAGAATGGACCCTTCCCAGATTCCTCACTTTTATGAAGGGGCAGAGACAATCCAGAGCGGAGGCCTCCTTGTGCAGGAAGAGCTGGCGGAAACCCTTCGGACAATACAGGAAATGGGCCCCCGCCAGTACTTTTTGGAAGTACTCGCACCGGCAATGGAACAGCGTTACCCTGGCCTGACGGTAAACGACTTTCAGCAATATCAGGTTAAGCAGCCTGAACCGGTCACCGGCACGTTTCAGGGATACAGTGTTTACAGCGCTCCTGCACCTCTGGCAGGACCGACGCTTATTCAGCTTCTCCAGGCTTCGGAATATCTGGATTTAGAGGAAATAAAAGAAAATGAAAACGATGACGAATCGTGGTATCTTACTTATGCAGAGCTTCTTTCGAGGGTACAGATTGAAGCCTACAACGATCGTCTGCAGTTTATTGCGGACCCTGATTTTAATCAGGGGAACCAATGGGAAAACCCGTTTCTTGAGAATCTGAACCGCCTCACATCAGAGGAATATGCCCAGGAACTGGCCGCAGATGCCAGGGAAGGAGTCGTTTCAGAAGAGATGGAAGACGACGCCCCGGCCATGACAAACAACCATAACAATACCAGTCATTTTGTAATCGTGGATAAAGAAGGACGGATGATCTCTGTGACCCACACCCTGAGTAACTTTTTCGGCTCGGGTCAGTATTTCGGAGGCTACTTCCTGAACGATCAGCTGAGCAACTTTAACCAGTCACCGGAATCAATCAACCGCTATGAACCGGGCAAAAGGCCGAGAAGTTTTATGGCACCGACCATTCTGGTGAGCGAGGAAAAAGGAGTTCTCGGCATGGGTTCCCCGGGTGGGGCCCGTATTCCGAATATGCTCGCCCAGACACTGATTCAAAAGGAAATCTTTGATTACGGCCTGAAAGCAGCCGTCGAACAGCCGCGCTTCCACTTTGATGACCGGATTGACCGTACTGGTGAAATCGGTGTGTTCGTGGATTACAAATTCCCGTCGGACTGGCAGGTGGACCTGGAAGCCCGCTTAAATGACCGGGAAGACATTGAAGGCTGGATTGTTCAGCAGGACGACAGTGATATGTTCTTTGGCGGCATTCAGGCAATGCTTATAGATACGTCAAACGAAATTCTCTACGGGGCATCAGACCCTCGCCGGGGAGGAAAGTGGGAAGCGAGCGATCCGGAAAAAGAAGAGGAAGAAGACACAGACTTCTTCGATCAGGACGATATTCAGGAAGAGGAGGGACAATACGATGAATAG
- a CDS encoding CapA family protein: MKNKRYLTKKEKLLALTKRHKEKADKHALVFLIALFLLITLGQIVSFAQIPDVEKDEESVVTGTVVGDLMFGRYVEEVVSRKGFDELFTFAKPYFDASDYVSGNFKQTIIDMPTSAMENKNGDTLENITENENKQMIFSTTYESVESLINQGFTNVNLANNNQFDFKYLGFRNTLNVFDLYENEISYVGAGVNTEQAITPAVQEINGTMVATVGFTDIYAPNHAVDQDRSGVLTTRRLADVYEAVQLAEEQADFVVVHAHWGENFNNRIFSRQREIAHYLVDLGADLIVGHYSHVISPMEVYEDSLILYGVGNFISDQGWSRTSDALITQFHLFEDGKKQYIFSPMMIREATPLPATEPFGSIQKQRIFRTLTKELGSDVNAWRDDGKLYLEIGGNDEGDSL; encoded by the coding sequence ATGAAAAATAAGCGTTATCTAACGAAAAAAGAAAAGCTCCTTGCACTTACAAAAAGACATAAAGAAAAGGCAGACAAGCACGCACTCGTGTTTCTTATTGCTCTTTTTCTGCTGATCACACTCGGTCAGATTGTAAGCTTTGCTCAGATACCTGATGTTGAAAAAGACGAGGAATCGGTTGTGACCGGGACCGTTGTAGGAGACCTCATGTTCGGACGCTATGTGGAAGAGGTAGTGTCCAGAAAAGGGTTTGATGAGCTGTTTACATTTGCAAAGCCGTATTTTGATGCCTCAGACTATGTGAGCGGCAATTTCAAGCAGACGATCATCGATATGCCAACAAGTGCCATGGAAAATAAAAACGGCGATACCCTTGAAAACATTACGGAGAACGAAAACAAGCAGATGATATTTTCTACCACCTATGAAAGTGTGGAATCCCTTATTAACCAGGGATTTACGAACGTAAATCTTGCCAACAACAATCAGTTTGACTTTAAATATCTCGGCTTTCGCAACACGTTAAATGTCTTTGATTTATATGAAAATGAAATCAGCTATGTAGGGGCAGGAGTCAATACAGAGCAGGCAATTACACCGGCAGTGCAGGAGATTAACGGGACAATGGTGGCGACGGTCGGCTTCACAGATATCTATGCGCCTAACCACGCGGTGGACCAGGACCGTTCCGGCGTGCTTACGACCCGCCGGCTTGCTGATGTCTACGAAGCTGTCCAGCTTGCCGAAGAGCAGGCTGACTTTGTAGTTGTTCATGCCCACTGGGGAGAGAACTTTAACAACCGCATCTTCTCCAGACAGCGGGAGATTGCCCACTACCTTGTCGATCTCGGCGCGGACTTGATTGTCGGACACTACTCTCACGTAATCAGCCCGATGGAGGTATATGAGGACAGTCTCATTTTGTACGGTGTCGGCAACTTTATCTCAGACCAGGGGTGGTCAAGAACCTCAGATGCTCTCATTACCCAGTTTCATTTATTTGAGGACGGCAAAAAACAGTATATTTTTTCACCCATGATGATCAGAGAGGCGACTCCGCTTCCTGCTACAGAGCCTTTTGGCAGCATTCAGAAGCAGCGGATCTTCAGAACCCTCACGAAAGAACTCGGAAGCGATGTCAACGCGTGGCGGGATGACGGTAAGCTTTACCTTGAGATTGGTGGAAATGACGAGGGAGATTCCCTGTAA
- the pgsC gene encoding poly-gamma-glutamate biosynthesis protein PgsC: protein MFGADLYITLVVGIVLSLIYAEKAGALPAGIIVPGYLALIYDQPFFLMSIFFISCAIYFLVVHVFSRFTILYGRRKFAAMLLTGVVLKLAFDFFYPVFPFEIYELRGIGVIVPGLIANSFEKQGVYITVTSTMVLSGLTFLIMTIYYMF, encoded by the coding sequence GTGTTTGGAGCCGATTTATATATCACATTGGTTGTCGGAATTGTACTAAGTTTGATTTATGCAGAAAAAGCAGGAGCTCTGCCGGCGGGGATTATTGTCCCGGGGTATCTGGCCCTGATTTACGATCAGCCCTTTTTCCTTATGTCTATCTTCTTTATCAGCTGTGCCATTTACTTTCTGGTTGTTCATGTGTTCTCGAGGTTCACGATTCTTTACGGACGCCGGAAATTTGCAGCGATGCTCCTGACAGGTGTTGTACTCAAGCTTGCCTTTGACTTCTTCTATCCAGTGTTTCCATTTGAGATTTATGAACTGCGTGGAATCGGGGTCATTGTACCGGGACTCATTGCCAACTCATTTGAAAAACAAGGTGTCTACATAACCGTGACGAGCACCATGGTCCTCAGTGGACTCACGTTTTTAATCATGACCATCTACTACATGTTTTAA
- the pgsB gene encoding poly-gamma-glutamate synthase PgsB, whose product MLLIPLSCVLLFVFGVLERKRHQRNVDSIPVRININGVRGKSTVTRLITGIMMEAGYKTIGKTTGTQARMIYNDREDPIIRDPEGPNIREQLKVMKSVSNENTEVLVSECMAVNPDYQKVFQNIMLQGNIGVIVNVLEDHMDVLGPTIDDVARSFTATIPYNGHLIVNDGPYQDFFKEIAAARNTKVIVADTSTVSEDYLRKFEYMMFPDNAALPLAVAEAMDIDRETALKGMLNAPPDPGAMRILKTGNPERPSYFFNGFAANDASSTLNIWKRVKELGFPSDHPIVIMNCRKDRVDRSEQFARDVLPNLDIGTLVVIGDLTSPIEQAYRDGTIEADEFINLEGRSTEDIYNELQKIMDRSSVFGVGNIHGAAEPLVERIQAEHHEEHAS is encoded by the coding sequence ATGTTATTAATTCCACTCTCATGTGTGCTTTTGTTCGTCTTCGGCGTCTTAGAACGAAAACGCCACCAGCGAAACGTTGACAGTATCCCGGTCCGGATAAACATTAACGGTGTCAGAGGGAAATCCACTGTCACCCGGCTGATTACAGGGATCATGATGGAGGCAGGGTACAAAACCATCGGAAAAACAACCGGAACCCAGGCAAGAATGATCTACAATGACCGTGAAGATCCGATCATCAGGGATCCTGAAGGACCGAACATCCGTGAACAATTAAAAGTAATGAAAAGTGTTTCAAATGAAAACACAGAAGTGCTAGTAAGTGAATGCATGGCGGTCAACCCGGATTATCAGAAAGTATTTCAGAATATTATGCTTCAAGGAAATATCGGTGTGATTGTAAACGTCCTTGAAGACCACATGGATGTCCTCGGTCCTACTATTGATGACGTCGCCAGATCCTTTACCGCAACAATTCCGTATAACGGCCACTTAATCGTAAATGACGGGCCGTACCAGGATTTTTTTAAAGAGATTGCGGCAGCACGGAACACAAAAGTAATTGTGGCGGACACGTCAACGGTTTCAGAAGATTACTTGAGAAAATTTGAGTATATGATGTTTCCTGATAACGCAGCTTTGCCTCTTGCGGTTGCAGAAGCGATGGACATTGACCGTGAGACGGCTCTAAAAGGCATGCTGAATGCACCGCCCGACCCGGGAGCCATGAGAATTCTGAAGACAGGGAATCCTGAGCGTCCGTCCTACTTTTTCAATGGCTTTGCAGCAAATGATGCTTCTTCAACACTGAACATCTGGAAGCGGGTAAAAGAGCTTGGGTTTCCATCGGATCATCCGATTGTCATTATGAACTGCCGAAAAGACAGAGTGGACCGCTCGGAACAATTTGCCCGTGACGTACTGCCAAACCTGGACATCGGGACTCTTGTTGTTATTGGAGATCTTACCTCCCCAATCGAACAGGCCTACAGAGACGGGACCATTGAGGCAGATGAATTTATCAATTTAGAAGGCCGCTCCACTGAAGACATCTACAACGAGCTTCAGAAGATAATGGATCGCTCGTCCGTTTTCGGAGTAGGGAACATCCACGGAGCAGCCGAGCCTCTGGTGGAGAGAATTCAGGCTGAACATCATGAGGAACATGCATCTTAG
- a CDS encoding peptidoglycan-binding protein — MKKVALSVALAGGVFLAPQVADAALGDQTLREGMNHGDVKELQDRLSSEGHFTYHTSTGYFGSITRQAVRDFQRDAGIDVDGIAGPQTFNAMGVSGGSSSSNVSSGSGDWITYNGTLRSGSRGASVTTLQDALNSLGHNAGSADGVFGPKTAEAVRSFQRDAGITADGIAGPQTYKALNGETVVKSESTGSSSDSGSASSTVESIISTAKSLEGTPYVWGGTSPSGFDCSGFLQYAFAQNGKSIPRTVATIHDAATSVSTPQRGDLVFFETYTSGPSHAGIYLGDGKFIHAGSSTGVTIADMNSSYWSPRYLGAGRL, encoded by the coding sequence ATGAAAAAGGTCGCATTAAGTGTAGCACTAGCAGGTGGAGTATTCTTGGCTCCACAGGTAGCGGACGCAGCTTTGGGAGATCAGACTTTACGTGAGGGTATGAATCACGGGGATGTAAAAGAATTACAGGATCGGTTAAGCTCTGAAGGTCACTTTACATACCATACTTCTACAGGATACTTCGGTTCTATCACCCGCCAGGCGGTTCGTGATTTCCAGCGTGACGCAGGGATTGATGTAGACGGCATTGCAGGACCGCAGACGTTTAACGCCATGGGTGTAAGCGGGGGAAGCAGCTCTTCAAACGTAAGCTCCGGCTCAGGTGACTGGATTACGTATAATGGAACACTGCGTTCAGGTTCACGTGGTGCAAGTGTTACTACCCTTCAGGACGCTTTAAATTCTCTTGGCCACAACGCAGGCTCCGCTGACGGTGTATTCGGTCCTAAAACTGCTGAGGCTGTTCGCAGCTTCCAGCGTGACGCTGGGATTACCGCAGACGGTATTGCCGGACCACAAACGTATAAGGCTTTAAATGGTGAGACTGTTGTTAAATCAGAGAGCACTGGCAGCTCTTCAGACAGTGGTTCTGCATCCAGCACTGTTGAGAGCATCATTTCTACTGCGAAAAGCTTAGAAGGAACGCCTTATGTATGGGGCGGGACAAGCCCTTCAGGATTTGACTGCAGCGGCTTCCTTCAGTATGCATTTGCGCAAAACGGCAAAAGCATTCCACGAACAGTAGCAACCATTCACGATGCCGCAACATCTGTTTCTACTCCGCAGCGCGGGGATCTTGTGTTCTTTGAAACTTACACTTCCGGTCCGTCACACGCTGGTATTTATCTTGGGGACGGAAAGTTCATCCATGCGGGATCATCTACTGGTGTAACGATCGCAGATATGAACAGCTCTTACTGGAGCCCACGTTACCTGGGTGCCGGCCGACTGTAA
- a CDS encoding peptidoglycan-binding protein, producing the protein MKKVVLSVALAGGVFLAPQAADAALGDQTLRQGMNHGDVKELQEKLRSEGHFSFHTATGYFGSITRQAVRDFQRDAGIAVDGIAGPQTFSAMNVSGGNNSSSSNSGSTSVSSGSGDWISFNGTLRQGSRGAGVRSLQDALNSVGHSAGSADGVFGPQTAQAVRSFQRSAGITADGIAGPQTYRALNGETVVKSASTSRSSNSTSNTGTSTSANSSVQNIISTARSQVGARYVWGGTSPSGFDCSGFINYAFSQNGKSLPRTVAQMWSASTRVSSPQVGDIVFFETRTGPSHAGIYLGNGQFIHSGSSTGVVVADMNNTYWGPRYLGAGRF; encoded by the coding sequence ATGAAAAAGGTTGTATTAAGTGTAGCATTAGCAGGTGGGGTTTTCTTGGCACCGCAGGCAGCGGACGCAGCATTAGGGGATCAGACTTTACGTCAAGGTATGAATCACGGGGATGTAAAAGAATTACAGGAGAAATTACGCTCAGAAGGTCACTTCAGTTTCCATACGGCAACAGGTTACTTTGGTTCTATTACCCGTCAAGCCGTTCGTGATTTCCAAAGAGACGCAGGAATTGCTGTTGATGGCATCGCTGGTCCACAAACGTTCAGCGCAATGAACGTATCTGGTGGCAACAACAGTTCTTCTTCTAACTCAGGGTCAACATCTGTATCTTCCGGATCAGGTGATTGGATCTCATTTAACGGAACACTTCGCCAAGGTTCAAGAGGTGCAGGCGTACGCAGTCTTCAGGACGCATTGAATTCTGTTGGCCACAGTGCAGGTTCTGCTGACGGCGTTTTCGGACCTCAGACAGCACAGGCGGTACGCAGCTTCCAACGCTCAGCCGGTATTACTGCTGACGGAATCGCAGGACCACAGACTTACCGTGCATTAAATGGTGAAACTGTAGTAAAATCAGCTAGCACAAGTCGTTCAAGCAACAGCACATCAAACACTGGAACTTCCACTTCTGCAAATAGCAGTGTTCAAAACATCATTTCAACTGCGAGAAGTCAAGTTGGCGCTCGTTATGTATGGGGCGGGACAAGCCCATCAGGCTTTGACTGCAGTGGATTCATTAATTACGCATTCTCTCAAAACGGCAAAAGCCTTCCAAGAACTGTAGCTCAAATGTGGAGCGCGAGCACACGGGTGTCTTCTCCACAAGTAGGAGACATTGTATTCTTCGAAACTCGTACAGGCCCTTCACACGCGGGTATCTACTTGGGTAACGGACAATTCATCCACTCAGGATCGTCAACAGGGGTTGTTGTTGCAGATATGAACAACACTTACTGGGGACCACGATACCTTGGAGCAGGACGTTTCTAA
- a CDS encoding peptidoglycan-binding protein, translating into MSLLSSKKAIVTASVAVAGVVFAAPSATEASFGERTLHFGMNNNDVKVLQETLKEKGFFQFHTATGFYGEVTRKAVTDFQKANGLTADGIAGPQTFGALKSNSSSNGSSQPARQEASKTIPDTQLLRQGSSGSAVTLLQEKLKELGYYTGSVSGSFQAGTREAVLAYQQANSLLRDGIAGPQTIGHMNSGKGKAYSPEQPSSSNGSKNSGSLPANTVLRLNDKGSAVSELQEKLKTHGFYNSGVTGTYGTITRQAVRDFQEAAGIGVDGIAGPHTFRALENWTGQSQNGNSGNNNSNSGSNNSSSASTLREGAEGTAVTELQNQLRTLGLFHVQPTGYYGSITKESVRKFQQQWNLTADGIATKATIQKLNEVAEIHRKSAENSSSQPSRGSFQVLNLIADASTFLGTPYVWGGASPTGFDCSGFIQYVFKQNGLTVPRTAAQQYNFGKNVSKPQVGDIVFFETYTSGPSHNGIYIGNNQFIHSGSSTGITIANLNTSYWSQRYLGAKRLH; encoded by the coding sequence ATGTCATTGTTGTCGTCGAAAAAAGCAATTGTTACAGCTTCAGTTGCTGTGGCAGGAGTTGTATTTGCGGCTCCATCAGCTACAGAAGCATCATTTGGTGAACGAACCCTTCATTTTGGTATGAATAATAATGATGTCAAAGTACTGCAGGAAACACTGAAGGAAAAAGGATTTTTTCAATTCCACACGGCGACAGGCTTTTATGGTGAAGTGACCCGCAAAGCTGTAACTGATTTTCAAAAAGCAAACGGACTTACGGCTGACGGTATCGCCGGTCCTCAGACATTTGGAGCGCTAAAAAGTAATTCATCCTCCAACGGCAGCTCTCAACCTGCCCGACAGGAGGCTTCAAAAACAATCCCTGACACCCAGCTCCTCAGACAAGGATCTTCCGGCAGTGCGGTTACACTGCTTCAGGAAAAACTAAAAGAACTGGGGTACTATACCGGCTCGGTAAGTGGCAGCTTTCAGGCTGGTACAAGAGAGGCTGTCCTTGCTTATCAGCAGGCAAACAGCCTGCTGCGTGATGGTATTGCCGGTCCACAGACAATCGGTCACATGAATAGTGGAAAAGGGAAAGCATACAGTCCGGAGCAGCCGTCTTCGTCAAATGGCTCAAAAAATTCCGGCTCACTGCCTGCCAACACCGTTCTTCGTTTAAATGACAAAGGGTCTGCAGTAAGTGAACTGCAGGAAAAGCTAAAAACACACGGATTTTACAATTCCGGTGTCACAGGTACATATGGTACGATAACCCGCCAGGCCGTGCGGGACTTTCAAGAGGCAGCAGGTATAGGAGTAGATGGCATTGCCGGCCCTCATACTTTCAGAGCCCTTGAAAACTGGACAGGCCAAAGCCAGAATGGCAACTCAGGCAATAACAATTCAAACTCAGGCTCAAATAACAGCAGTTCTGCATCAACCCTTAGAGAAGGGGCGGAAGGTACGGCGGTGACAGAGCTTCAGAACCAGTTGAGGACGCTTGGCCTGTTCCATGTGCAGCCGACAGGGTATTATGGCTCGATTACAAAAGAATCAGTAAGGAAGTTCCAGCAGCAGTGGAACCTTACAGCTGATGGTATTGCTACGAAAGCTACAATTCAAAAGCTGAATGAAGTGGCAGAAATACATAGGAAGAGTGCTGAGAACAGTTCCTCCCAGCCGTCAAGAGGAAGCTTTCAGGTATTAAACCTGATCGCGGATGCATCAACATTCCTTGGAACGCCTTATGTGTGGGGCGGGGCTTCTCCTACCGGTTTTGACTGCAGCGGTTTCATCCAGTATGTTTTCAAGCAAAACGGGCTTACAGTACCCCGTACAGCTGCCCAGCAGTACAACTTTGGTAAAAACGTGAGTAAGCCGCAAGTAGGGGATATTGTTTTCTTTGAGACCTACACATCGGGTCCTTCTCATAACGGTATTTATATCGGAAACAATCAATTCATTCATAGTGGTTCATCCACCGGTATCACGATTGCTAATCTGAATACAAGCTACTGGAGCCAGCGTTACCTGGGAGCTAAACGTCTTCATTAA
- a CDS encoding DNA primase gives MKKKLMLSVLSGVLTVGVLAACGDAEQDPAEDDMGDDTGVEEDADMEDDGMEDDGMEDDFEEEDDLEEDDEFDMEDDMEEDDEDADM, from the coding sequence ATGAAGAAAAAGCTTATGCTTTCAGTATTATCAGGAGTACTAACAGTAGGAGTTCTCGCAGCATGTGGAGATGCTGAGCAAGACCCAGCAGAAGACGACATGGGCGATGACACTGGTGTAGAAGAAGATGCTGACATGGAAGATGACGGCATGGAAGATGACGGCATGGAAGACGACTTCGAAGAAGAAGACGATCTTGAAGAAGACGATGAGTTTGACATGGAAGATGACATGGAAGAAGACGACGAAGACGCTGACATGTAA
- a CDS encoding DNA primase, whose product MKKKLLLSVLSGVLAIGVLGACGDTEEDPGMEEDPGMEDDGMEDDGMEDDGMEDDGMEDDMEDDDMGDDMEEDDEMDE is encoded by the coding sequence ATGAAGAAAAAATTATTACTTTCAGTACTTTCCGGAGTTTTAGCCATTGGAGTATTAGGTGCATGTGGTGACACAGAAGAAGATCCAGGTATGGAAGAAGATCCGGGCATGGAAGATGACGGTATGGAAGATGACGGTATGGAAGATGACGGCATGGAAGACGATGGCATGGAAGATGACATGGAAGATGACGACATGGGTGACGATATGGAAGAAGACGACGAAATGGATGAATAG
- the fabZ gene encoding 3-hydroxyacyl-ACP dehydratase FabZ: MLNTEQIKEIIPHRYPFLLVDRILEVEEGKRAIGIKNVTANEEFFNGHFPEYPVMPGVLIVEALAQVGAVAILKKEENKGRLAFFAGIDKCRFKGQVTPGDQLRLEVEMTRLRGSIGKGKAVATVNGETVAEMEMMFALGDKQE, encoded by the coding sequence ATGTTAAATACAGAACAAATCAAAGAAATCATTCCTCACCGATATCCTTTTTTACTTGTCGACCGGATTCTTGAAGTGGAAGAGGGGAAGCGCGCGATCGGAATTAAAAACGTCACTGCCAATGAAGAATTTTTCAACGGCCATTTCCCTGAGTACCCGGTTATGCCTGGAGTATTGATTGTGGAGGCCCTCGCTCAGGTAGGTGCTGTCGCCATTCTGAAAAAAGAAGAAAATAAAGGCCGCCTTGCCTTTTTTGCCGGTATTGATAAATGCCGCTTTAAAGGCCAGGTAACACCAGGAGACCAACTCCGCCTCGAAGTTGAAATGACACGACTGCGGGGCAGTATCGGGAAAGGCAAAGCCGTTGCCACAGTTAACGGCGAAACCGTTGCAGAAATGGAAATGATGTTCGCCCTCGGCGACAAACAGGAATAA
- a CDS encoding DNA-directed RNA polymerase subunit beta — protein MTKENETHHMTREEIRKQKHEAQEQEKVRKKEENISRKIPGRIRLIPIWLRLILVVIFLFISLAAGAMIGYGVVGDGNPADVFERDTWYHIVDIIYKDTDVPE, from the coding sequence ATGACCAAAGAGAACGAAACACATCATATGACTCGTGAAGAGATAAGGAAACAAAAACACGAGGCGCAGGAACAGGAAAAAGTCCGGAAGAAGGAAGAAAACATTTCCAGGAAGATACCCGGACGAATCCGGTTAATCCCAATCTGGCTCCGCTTGATTCTGGTGGTTATCTTCTTGTTTATCAGTCTGGCAGCCGGTGCCATGATCGGCTACGGCGTTGTAGGCGACGGTAACCCTGCCGATGTCTTTGAAAGAGACACCTGGTATCACATAGTGGATATTATCTATAAGGATACAGATGTACCTGAATAA